A genome region from Paenibacillus sp. J23TS9 includes the following:
- a CDS encoding Gfo/Idh/MocA family oxidoreductase, with translation MMRLIRFGTIGTNWITERFLHAAQENDDFVLAAVYSRTEEKGLEFAAQFGDPKVFTDLEAMASSDEIDAVYIASPNSFHAEQAIQCMNHGKHVLCEKPLASNSDEVRRMIAAAEANHVVLMEAMKSTLMPNFRIMKENLYKIGQVRRYFAGYCQYSSRYDAFKQGTVLNAFNPVYSNGALMDLGIYCIYPMVSLFGKPESVKAVGMMLSSGVDGEGSLVMSYPDMDAVIMYSKISDSFLPAEIQGENGTMVIDRINQPYDVKIQYRDGTVENLTQQQIHESMYYELEEFIRMIGRGKRSSKINSHETSLAVAEVMEDARRQIGLKYASDTW, from the coding sequence ATGATGAGATTGATTCGATTCGGAACCATTGGTACCAACTGGATAACGGAACGTTTTCTTCATGCGGCCCAGGAGAATGATGATTTCGTACTGGCAGCAGTTTACTCCAGAACGGAGGAGAAAGGGCTGGAATTTGCGGCACAGTTTGGTGACCCCAAAGTGTTTACAGACCTGGAGGCCATGGCTTCAAGTGATGAGATTGATGCGGTATATATTGCGAGTCCGAACTCATTTCACGCAGAACAAGCGATTCAATGCATGAATCACGGCAAACATGTCCTGTGTGAAAAGCCGCTCGCTTCGAACAGTGACGAGGTACGCAGAATGATCGCTGCAGCAGAGGCGAATCATGTGGTGCTGATGGAAGCGATGAAATCCACCCTGATGCCGAACTTCAGAATCATGAAAGAGAATTTATATAAAATTGGTCAGGTCCGGCGGTACTTCGCAGGCTATTGCCAGTATTCCTCACGCTATGATGCATTTAAGCAGGGAACCGTGCTGAACGCATTTAATCCGGTTTACTCGAACGGCGCATTGATGGATTTGGGCATTTACTGCATTTATCCGATGGTGTCCCTGTTCGGCAAGCCTGAATCGGTGAAGGCTGTCGGCATGATGTTATCTTCGGGCGTGGACGGGGAAGGCAGTCTGGTGATGAGCTATCCGGATATGGATGCCGTCATTATGTATTCGAAGATATCCGATTCCTTCCTTCCTGCCGAAATTCAGGGGGAAAACGGGACCATGGTGATCGACCGGATCAATCAGCCGTATGATGTGAAAATTCAGTACAGAGACGGAACTGTGGAGAACCTGACCCAGCAGCAAATTCATGAGTCCATGTATTACGAGCTGGAGGAGTTTATCCGCATGATCGGGCGCGGTAAGCGCAGCAGCAAAATCAACTCCCATGAAACCTCGCTGGCGGTTGCTGAGGTGATGGAGGATGCCAGAAGACAGATTGGTCTGAAGTATGCCTCAGATACATGGTAA